A part of Leishmania infantum JPCM5 genome chromosome 13 genomic DNA contains:
- a CDS encoding metallo-peptidase, Clan ME, Family M16 encodes MFRRVVAPAPVAATAACAGQARSIYEYKFGQTPLTQPFGGTSRLPPGPSSKPAPVAAGKVEITKLHNGARVITHNLGGPSVSVGAYILAGPAYDPPSAPGTGAMMHLALTTSNYNNSLFQLDRNIRSVGAAQSHFEKHKHYIGIRIDARADKWKSAAPTSSLSQRRQLQNQKQAEQQFSLNLVQDNIFTCIAAPRFHEPDVERFRDTIDNQVEELRWQCPAEYAKQMLETVAFYREPLGNPRFVPAMSNGIISSSVLLEQYSRYVVPSRVVVSGVNVDHAALIAEYENTPFPHSASAPHHARAQPCAVNWKDEAAQYTGGERHDHEDRPKVMGTKPDMDPESIIAVGWLAYGKDRKMTKDHAASMVVGALMDIGFSGRMRCGAPDEMHEHTGLRAFYSPYQTAGLIGFTAKAEPQAAVRMVTDAVRMVQANKASVADSMLSVAKKMARTQFMVQNVDTIRDYCDYLGTCLAVDSDSTLATSVEEVVDAINSVNAVDVKRVYETMFSNKTSLYGHGEMLGFPSMRQMGL; translated from the coding sequence ATGTTCCGCCGTGTAGTCgctccggcgccggtggcggccaccgcagcctGCGCTGGGCAGGCTCGCAGCATCTACGAGTACAAGTTCGGTCAGACCCCCCTCACCCAACCGTTTGGCGGAACCTCTCGCCTGCCGCCTGGCCCCTCGTCGAAGCCTGCCCCGGTTGCTGCCGGGAAGGTGGAGATCACGAAGCTGCACAACGGCGCGCGCGTCATCACGCACAACCTCGGTGGACCGTCGGTGTCCGTTGGTGCCTACATACTCGCCGGCCCCGCCTACGACCCACCGAGCGCGCCGGGCACGGGAGCCATGATGCACCTTGCCCTGACGACGAGCAACTACAATAATTCGCTGTTCCAGCTTGACCGCAACATTCGCagtgtcggcgccgcccagTCGCACTTCGAGAAGCACAAGCACTACATCGGCATTCGCATCGACGCCCGCGCCGACAAGTGGaagagcgccgcgccgacgtCATCGCTTtcacagcggcggcagctgcagaaccAGAAGCAAGCGGAGCAGCAGTTCTCGTTGAATCTGGTGCAGGACAACATCTTTACCTGCATCGCCGCGCCCCGCTTCCACGAGCCGGATGTGGAGCGCTTCCGTGACACCATTGACAACCAGGTCGAGGAGCTCCGCTGGCAATGCCCAGCCGAGTACGCGAAGCAGATGCTGGAGACGGTCGCCTTCTACCGTGAGCCGCTCGGCAACCCTCGCTTCGTGCCGGCGATGAGCAACGGCATCATTTCGAGCAGCGTACTGCTGGAGCAGTACAGCCGCTACGTCGTGCCGtcgcgcgtcgtcgtctccggCGTCAACGTCGATCACGCCGCGCTGATTGCCGAGTACGAGAACACCCCGTTCCCACACTCCGCCTCGGCACCGCACCACGCCCGCGCGCAGCCGTGCGCGGTGAACTGGAAGGATGAGGCCGCTCAGTACACCGGGGGCGAGCGCCACGACCACGAGGACCGCCCCAAGGTAATGGGAACGAAGCCGGACATGGACCCGGAGtccatcatcgccgtcggctgGCTCGCGTACGGCAAAGACAGGAAGATGACGAAGGACCACGCCGCCTCGATGGTCGTGGGGGCGCTGATGGACATCGGGTTCAGCGGccgcatgcgctgcggcgccccGGATGAAATGCACGAGCACACGGGCCTGCGCGCCTTCTACAGCCCCTACCAAACGGCTGGCCTGATCGGCTTCACGGCGAAGGCAGAGCcgcaggcagcggtgcgcatgGTGACGGACGCTGTGAGGATGGTGCAAGCAAACAAGGCCTCTGTCGCGGACTCGATGCTGTCCGTGGCGAAAAAAATGGCGAGAACGCAGTTCATGGTGCAGAATGTCGACACCATTCGCGACTACTGCGACTACCTTGGCACCTGCCTCGCCGTGGATAGCGACTCGACCCTAGCCACATCGGTCGAAGAGGTTGTCGACGCCATCAACTCTGTCAACGCGGTGGATGTGAAGCGGGTGTACGAGACGATGTTCTCGAACAAGACCAGCCTGTACGGCCACGGCGAGATGCTCGGCTTCCCTTCCATGCGCCAGATGGGTCTGTAG
- a CDS encoding glycosyltransferase family-like protein codes for MLRACRRRHTIFDACYVLNLDRRPDRWAHVQQQVKRAKLHKFLKPGVEVTRVSGIDGHELDVASLHRDGVLTDRGYQRYQLPTEQKLYGMDLTKGAIGCALSHRAVWQRVVAEHRECVLILEDDLEFHHQFSRQFAERWSRVPADWGIVHMGGLDLLASGKAPRPYIADGIRLAYEGHRELTAYVAHAASAQRCLDLSLPMTWQVDTHISSCLADDAAAQDKYIADPKMYVFQPSLVIQLMSFTTDVQKKPTDNPALADAARRLREFVGGGTSVR; via the coding sequence atgctgcgcgcgtgccggcgTCGGCACACGATCTTCGACGCCTGTTACGTCCTGAACCTCGACAGGCGACCTGATCGCTGGGCacatgtgcagcagcaggtaaAGCGGGCGAAGCTGCACAAGTTTCTAAAGCCCGGCGTGGAGGTGACGCGCGTCAGCGGCATCGATGGGCACGAGCTCGATGTTGCAAGCTTGCACAGGGACGGGGTGCTCACCGACCGAGGCTATCAGCGCTACCAACTCCCCACGGAGCAGAAGCTTTACGGCATGGACCTGACGAAGGGCGCCATTGGCTGCGCGCTTTCTCATCGTGCGGTCTGGCAGCGGGTGGTAGCGGAGCATCGTGAGTGCGTCCTCATCCTCGAGGACGACCTTGAGTTCCATCACCAGTTTTCCCGCCAGTTCGCGGAGCGCTGGTCACGGGTGCCGGCTGACTGGGGGATCGTGCACATGGGCGGCCTCGATCTACTCGCGAGTGGCaaggcgccgcggccgtaCATAGCGGACGGCATCCGCCTAGCGTACGAAGGGCACCGCGAGCTCACCGCGTATGTGGCGCatgccgcctccgctcaGCGCTGCCTCGATCTGTCGCTGCCCATGACGTGGCAAGTGGACACCCACATCAGCAGCTGCCTtgccgacgacgctgcggcgcaagATAAGTACATCGCCGACCCCAAGATGTACGTGTTCCAGCCATCGTTGGTGATTCAGCTCATGTCCTTCACGACAGACGTCCAGAAGAAGCCCACCGACAACCCCGCTCTCGCAGATGCCGCGCGCCGTTTGCGGGAGTTCGTCGGTGGTGGCACGTCTGTTCGTTAA
- a CDS encoding putative N(2), N(2)-dimethylguanosine tRNA methyltransferase: MSVKSGQFNYDAVVRESPAGFTKITEGTTAVLEPPTKKACTSSAEPAPASNLSSEEADNQLVGQAVFYNPAQVVNRDLSISVIEVFSRLRLTEPRRRGGTREGITILEALSATGLRAIRYYKEITNVRYIIANDMDADAVDCIVRNCAYNGVPVQYPTLMENMPAAAIELYPGEAEPGKGESATGASPRVGVRAGGAILPNLDDANDLMFRLAMNSSAHPGKRVCLVDAPAETSATPSLRPLLQQELMDVVDLDPYGSASPFLDGAFRCIKEGGLMLVTSTDSAILCGNFADTAHAKYSSMPYKAAHCHEAAVRTLLACVERVANRHQKFIVPLLSLHIDFYVRCFFRVYKQPAETKLSACKLGYQLQCSSCSAFWVRPMATARQPRPSRQERRRQQREASEQQRRARAGRANSDADEEKPSKTVEGAAEASRAHTRLRRLSKRERDGNDDDEAVAHNVDGVRTEVYPASPSRHSHPKITPLTLRQMPSAASATSTTAATACPVCGSSIVLSGPLYAAPTQNCEFLEQLLALLQERASEGRLNAEARITGLVRIALEELPDCPLFYLLPDVASYVRVCCPPTPCIVGALARLGYRCSQVHCAAAGLKTDCPPEVLFRVMLQWKMVQDTLDPVSKAAIEDGADKSKEKKAPAASTAPRSLLVTPLAEADFTYDKAHDFRGRVIGVAKFVPNAPGWGPRRRHQGAAVVPEAVECGNGEDNDGGSGEA, translated from the coding sequence ATGTCGGTGAAGTCCGGTCAGTTCAACTacgacgccgtcgtgcgCGAATCCCCGGCCGGCTTTACGAAGATCACGGAGGGGACGACAGCAGTGCTGGAGCCGCCGACGAAGAAGGCATGTACGTCTTCGGCTGAGCCTGCGCCGGCTTCGAATctcagcagcgaggaggccgaCAACCAGCTGGTGGGCCAGGCCGTCTTCTACAACCCGGCGCAAGTGGTAAACCGGGACTTAAGCATCAGCGTTATCGAGGTCTTCTCGCGACTGCGGCTGACagagccgcggcgccgcggtggcacgAGGGAGGGGATCACTATCCTCGAGGCCCTCAGCGCCACGGGGCTGCGGGCGATTCGCTACTACAAGGAGATCACCAACGTGCGCTACATCATTGCCAACGATATGGACGCGGACGCGGTGGACTGCATCGTGCGCAACTGCGCGTACAACGGGGTCCCGGTTCAGTACCCAACCTTGATGGAGAAcatgccggccgccgcgaTTGAACTTTACCCAGGCGAGGCAGAGCCGGGGAAGGGTGAGTCGGCGACTGGTGCGTCGCCCAGAGTTGGggtgcgcgccggcggcgccatctTGCCGAACCTTGACGACGCCAACGACCTCATGTTCCGGCTGGCGATgaacagcagcgcgcacccAGGAAAGCGCGTCTGCCTCGTCGACGCACCCGCGGAGAcatcggcgacgccgtcgctgcgtccgctgctgcagcaggagctgatGGATGTCGTCGATCTTGATCCATACGGCTCCGCGTCGCCCTTCCTCGACGGCGCCTTTCGCTGTATCAAAGAGGGTGGGCTGATGCTGGTGACGAGCACAGATAGTGCCATCCTGTGCGGCAACTTCGCTGACACCGCCCATGCCAAGTACAGTTCGATGCCCTACAAGGCCGCCCACTGTCACGAGgccgcggtgcgcacgctgctcGCCTGCGTCGAGCGGGTGGCCAACCGGCACCAGAAATTCattgtgccgctgctgtcacTCCACATCGACTTCTATGTGCGCTGCTTCTTTCGCGTCTACAAGCAGCCGGCCGAGACGAAGCTCAGCGCCTGCAAGCTCGGGTACCAGCTGCAGTGCTCGAGCTGCTCAGCATTCTGGGTGCGgccgatggcgacggcgcggcagcccCGGCCGTCGCGGcaggagcgccgccggcagcagcgcgaggcaagcgaacagcagcggcgcgctcgcgcagGACGCGCCAACAGCGACGCAGATGAGGAGAAGCCAAGCAAGACAGTCGaaggcgcggcggaggcctCGCGTGCGCATACTCGTCTGCGTCGGCTCTCGAAGCGCGAGCGGGACGGcaacgacgatgacgaggcggtggcacaCAACGTTGACGGTGTTCGCACGGAGGTGTACCCCGCCTCGCCGAGTCGTCATAGCCATCCCAAGATCACACCGCTCACACTACGGCAGATgccgagcgccgcctccgcgacgTCGACAACAGCCGCAACGGCGTGTCCggtgtgcggcagcagcatcgttCTCTCTGGGCCCCTCTATGCAGCCCCCACGCAGAATTGTGAGTttctcgagcagctgctcgcgctgctccagGAGCGCGCCAGCGAGGGGCGACTGAACGCGGAGGCTCGCATCACCGGCCTGGTCCGCATCGCCCTCGAAGAGCTGCCAGACTGCCCTCTCTTCTACTTGCTGCCCGACGTCGCGTCCTACGTGAGGGTGTGCTGCCCGCCAACGCCGTGCATTGTCGGTGCACTGGCGCGGCTTGGGTACCGCTGCAGCCAGGTGCactgtgccgccgcaggaCTCAAGACGGACTGCCCGCCGGAGGTACTGTTCCGAGTGATGCTGCAGTGGAAGATGGTGCAAGACACGCTGGATCCAGTCAGCAAAGCAGCGATCGAGGACGGCGCTGACAAGAGCAAGGAGAAGAAGGCCCCGGCAGCGTCCACCGCACCTCGGTCGCTGTTGGTGACGCcactggcggaggcggactTCACGTACGACAAGGCACACGACTTTCGCGGTCGCGTCATTGGTGTGGCCAAGTTCGTGCCGAACGCGCCGGGTTGGgggccgcgccggcgtcaccAAGGGGCAGCAGTGGTGCCCGAAGCGGTGGAATGCGGCAACGGTGAAGACAACgacggaggcagcggagaggcgTGA